One segment of Sphingobacteriales bacterium DNA contains the following:
- a CDS encoding DUF1911 domain-containing protein codes for MNTFLKFISEADEAIALGKSYIASGKYSQDKINSFNRMMFYSSIRKPIAQYSAGDSKENISNSFLESITAFEIGFRWEGFHRSYAMYDQIIWMLSFAILCNISDADLLRIIAILQRDHANDLLISTLVHYRLPNTMGAYKSNFIQKSPYSHLAPLLNGKDRSAAFIRNYLDKKWYQGHKDAPWYEAHLRTKVNSFFGYWAWEVAALVKIFNINDETLQLQNYYPFRAVHW; via the coding sequence ATGAATACTTTTTTAAAATTTATAAGTGAGGCTGATGAGGCAATTGCGCTTGGAAAAAGCTATATAGCAAGCGGCAAATATTCTCAGGATAAAATCAATTCCTTCAATCGCATGATGTTTTATTCCTCTATCAGGAAACCCATCGCCCAATACTCAGCGGGAGACAGCAAAGAAAACATCAGCAATAGTTTTTTGGAAAGTATCACCGCCTTTGAAATTGGATTTCGCTGGGAGGGCTTCCACAGAAGCTATGCGATGTACGACCAAATAATATGGATGCTCTCCTTCGCCATTCTGTGCAACATCAGCGATGCCGACCTCCTCCGAATTATCGCCATTTTGCAAAGAGACCACGCCAACGACCTACTCATCAGCACCCTCGTGCATTACCGACTGCCCAACACGATGGGCGCATACAAAAGCAATTTTATACAAAAAAGCCCTTATAGCCACTTAGCTCCGCTCCTCAACGGAAAAGACAGGAGTGCCGCTTTTATCAGAAATTATTTGGATAAAAAATGGTATCAGGGACACAAAGATGCCCCTTGGTACGAAGCCCATTTACGCACCAAAGTAAATTCTTTTTTCGGATATTGGGCGTGGGAGGTGGCTGCATTGGTCAAAATCTTCAACATCAACGACGAAACACTGCAATTACAAAATTACTATCCTTTCAGAGCCGTGCATTGGTGA
- a CDS encoding DUF1911 domain-containing protein: MNTFLKLINEVDEAIALGKNYIASGKYSQEQIDSINDMIFYSSIAKPIAQYSAGDSKENISNSFLESITAFEIGFRWEGFHRSYAMYDQIIWMLSFAILYNISDADLLRIIAILQRDHANDLLISTLVHYRLPNTMGAYKSNFIQKSPYSHLAPLLNGKDRSAAFIRNYLDKKWYQGHKDAPWHDTHLRTKVNSFFGYWAWEVAALVKIFNINDETLQLQNYYPFRAVHW; this comes from the coding sequence ATGAATACTTTTTTAAAATTAATAAATGAGGTTGATGAGGCAATTGCGCTCGGAAAAAACTATATAGCAAGCGGCAAATACTCTCAAGAGCAGATTGATTCTATCAATGATATGATATTTTACTCTTCTATCGCGAAACCCATCGCCCAATACTCGGCGGGAGACAGCAAAGAAAACATCAGCAATAGTTTTTTGGAAAGTATCACCGCCTTTGAAATTGGATTTCGCTGGGAGGGCTTCCACAGAAGCTATGCGATGTACGACCAAATAATATGGATGCTCTCCTTCGCCATTCTGTACAATATCAGCGATGCCGACCTCCTCCGAATTATCGCCATTTTGCAAAGAGACCACGCCAACGACCTGCTCATCAGCACCCTCGTGCATTACCGACTGCCTAATACGATGGGCGCATACAAAAGCAATTTTATACAAAAAAGCCCTTATAGCCACTTAGCTCCGCTCCTCAACGGAAAAGACAGGAGTGCCGCTTTTATCAGAAATTATTTGGATAAAAAATGGTATCAGGGACACAAAGATGCCCCTTGGCACGATACCCATTTGCGCACCAAAGTAAATTCTTTTTTCGGATATTGGGCGTGGGAGGTGGCTGCATTGGTCAAAATCTTCAACATCAACGACGAAACACTGCAATTACAAAATTACTATCCTTTCAGAGCCGTGCATTGGTGA
- a CDS encoding tetratricopeptide repeat protein, with product MKKNAALWLFLSVIAFFLLHRCKNVAAPPATAAASPYRNHADTVRYVGNETCRTCHTAHYDSFVQTGMGQSFHFATPQKSAAQFGQHILVRDTLRQLNYYPFWRNDSLFVLEFRLEGKDTTHRLEQYIQYIVGSGQHTNSHIYNVNGFLRQAPVTFYTQTQRWDLAPGFGSGFNSRFSRIVGQECMSCHNSHAAFVQGSENKFDAVPLGIGCERCHGRGGLHVQEKMAGIVTDTSQTPDYSIVNPRRLPRELQMDVCRRCHAQGVTVLQDGKTFSDFLPGMALSSCQDVYLPHYDGAQTQLIMAAHADRLQLSNCYRKSEMTCLNCHNPHISVKQTPRSTFNTACEKCHNSSSKPLCSAPESVRQTRQNDCSGCHMEQSAAIDIPHVRIHDHFIRKPLTAAEKNNIGRFIGLACINNAQPTDLSKAQAYLHFYEQFNHETQHLDSAAYYIQRLQVGKAEERSRRQLLQIHEAYLRGDMKKIIGFAADLSPEILQDAWTAYRVGEAFLEQQQWQRAETYLRRAAELLPYQLDFQIKLAVALQYMQQLEAAEAILFRVIAQDPMQAAAHNNLGFVYFNLGKTKLAKQHYEQALHLQPDYVAALLNLAAWYAYEQETPALKKIVERILRIEPHNEKALALKGSLR from the coding sequence ATGAAAAAAAATGCGGCTTTATGGTTGTTTTTGTCGGTGATAGCGTTCTTTTTGCTACATCGCTGCAAAAATGTTGCTGCTCCTCCCGCAACTGCCGCCGCTTCGCCTTATCGCAACCACGCCGACACCGTGCGCTATGTAGGCAACGAAACCTGCCGCACCTGCCACACCGCCCACTACGACAGTTTTGTGCAAACAGGTATGGGGCAGTCCTTTCATTTTGCCACTCCTCAAAAAAGTGCTGCTCAGTTCGGTCAGCATATTCTGGTGCGCGATACGCTCCGCCAACTCAATTATTATCCTTTTTGGCGCAACGATTCTTTGTTTGTGCTGGAGTTTCGTTTGGAGGGCAAAGACACCACACACCGTTTGGAACAATATATTCAATATATTGTGGGTTCGGGACAACATACCAATTCGCATATTTATAATGTAAACGGGTTTTTGCGACAGGCTCCGGTTACTTTTTATACACAAACGCAACGCTGGGATTTAGCCCCGGGTTTTGGAAGCGGTTTTAATTCGCGTTTTAGCCGTATTGTAGGGCAGGAGTGTATGAGTTGCCACAATAGTCACGCTGCTTTTGTGCAGGGCTCTGAAAATAAATTTGATGCAGTGCCTTTGGGTATCGGCTGCGAGCGATGCCACGGTCGCGGTGGTTTGCATGTGCAAGAAAAAATGGCGGGTATTGTGACGGATACCTCCCAAACCCCCGATTACAGCATTGTAAATCCCCGTCGCCTGCCGCGTGAATTGCAAATGGACGTTTGCCGCCGTTGCCACGCACAGGGTGTGACGGTGCTGCAAGACGGAAAAACATTTAGCGATTTTTTGCCCGGAATGGCTTTAAGCTCGTGCCAAGATGTGTATTTGCCGCACTACGATGGTGCACAAACTCAACTGATTATGGCGGCGCACGCCGACCGCCTGCAACTGAGCAACTGCTATCGTAAGTCGGAAATGACCTGCCTCAATTGCCATAATCCGCATATCAGCGTAAAACAAACACCGCGTAGCACGTTTAATACCGCCTGCGAAAAATGCCATAATAGCAGCAGCAAGCCCCTTTGCAGCGCACCCGAATCTGTGCGCCAAACGAGGCAAAACGATTGCTCCGGCTGCCACATGGAGCAAAGTGCTGCCATTGATATTCCGCATGTGCGCATACACGACCATTTTATACGCAAGCCGCTCACCGCCGCCGAAAAAAATAATATCGGGCGTTTTATAGGATTGGCTTGCATCAATAATGCACAGCCGACCGATTTGTCCAAAGCACAGGCGTATTTGCATTTTTACGAGCAATTTAACCACGAAACACAGCATTTGGACAGTGCGGCTTATTATATTCAACGTTTGCAGGTGGGCAAAGCAGAAGAGCGTAGTCGCCGCCAATTATTGCAAATACACGAAGCCTATTTGCGCGGCGATATGAAAAAAATCATCGGTTTTGCCGCCGACCTTTCGCCGGAAATCCTGCAAGATGCGTGGACGGCTTATCGGGTGGGGGAGGCGTTTTTGGAGCAGCAGCAGTGGCAGCGTGCCGAAACTTATTTGCGCCGCGCTGCCGAATTGTTGCCATATCAGTTGGATTTTCAGATAAAATTGGCAGTGGCTCTACAATATATGCAACAATTGGAGGCGGCAGAGGCGATATTATTTCGTGTGATAGCGCAAGACCCTATGCAAGCCGCCGCACACAATAATTTGGGATTTGTGTATTTTAATCTCGGAAAAACCAAACTCGCCAAACAACATTACGAACAAGCTCTGCACCTACAACCCGATTATGTGGCTGCCTTATTGAATTTGGCTGCGTGGTATGCTTATGAGCAGGAAACGCCGGCATTAAAAAAAATTGTTGAGCGCATTTTGCGCATTGAGCCGCACAACGAAAAAGCCTTGGCTTTGAAAGGGAGTTTGCGGTAA
- a CDS encoding lytic transglycosylase domain-containing protein yields MQYNAAVKEEIEKLLQYRNDLAITIGRRNVYAPVIEKILEENGVPKELSAIPFLESKYNPDAVGSGTVGLWQFVAGTAQLHGLQVSEAVDERRDPHFSTQAAAAYFSELYDIFGDWELVLAAYNCGAYKVKQILKSHPSAGFWEIRHLLPSGTQHYVPRIIACIYVSKYYAEHNIEPYYYDVNLKYGEEIEVYTNGNISDIALSYNVDVEDLMRANPALMTRNIPDSVLPLRIKLPYYQSVQDWLLSATKPVPEPVIIPREMPLNVSKLDSIAVDIIKTPRKSTAHLFKDTSTKGPKQ; encoded by the coding sequence TTGCAGTACAACGCAGCCGTAAAAGAAGAGATAGAAAAACTCTTACAATACCGTAACGATTTGGCAATTACCATCGGCAGGCGTAATGTGTATGCACCGGTTATAGAGAAAATTTTGGAAGAAAACGGCGTACCCAAAGAATTGTCGGCTATTCCGTTTTTAGAGTCCAAGTACAACCCCGATGCCGTAGGCAGCGGAACGGTGGGGCTGTGGCAATTTGTTGCCGGCACTGCCCAACTGCACGGATTACAAGTAAGCGAAGCCGTAGATGAACGCCGCGACCCGCATTTTTCTACACAAGCTGCCGCCGCATATTTTTCCGAACTCTACGATATATTCGGCGATTGGGAATTGGTGTTGGCAGCCTACAATTGTGGTGCTTATAAAGTAAAACAAATTCTTAAAAGCCACCCTTCTGCCGGTTTTTGGGAAATTCGCCATTTGCTACCTTCCGGCACACAACACTATGTGCCGCGCATCATTGCTTGTATATATGTATCAAAATACTATGCCGAGCACAATATTGAACCGTACTATTATGATGTTAATCTGAAATACGGCGAAGAAATAGAGGTTTATACTAATGGTAATATCAGCGATATTGCACTTTCTTACAATGTAGATGTAGAAGATTTGATGCGTGCCAATCCCGCTTTGATGACGCGCAACATTCCCGACAGCGTGTTGCCTTTGCGTATTAAGTTGCCTTATTATCAGTCGGTGCAAGATTGGTTGCTCTCTGCTACCAAGCCTGTTCCCGAACCCGTCATTATCCCGCGCGAAATGCCCCTGAATGTGAGCAAATTAGACTCCATAGCAGTAGATATTATCAAAACACCCCGCAAAAGCACCGCGCATCTTTTTAAAGATACCAGCACTAAAGGACCGAAACAATAA
- a CDS encoding NUDIX hydrolase, translating to MNNPWTTLSVQEMYDNNWIQVTHETVLNPAGGAGIYGKVHFKNWAIGVIPLDAEYHTWLVGQYRYPLQQYSWEIPEGGCPLHSDPLATAQRELLEETGITAHRWTTLLDIHTSNSVTDEFGTVYIAQDLQFGAAQPEETELLQVRRLPFEEVFNMVMNGYITDSLSVAGILKAHIWIKEKWI from the coding sequence ATGAACAATCCTTGGACAACTCTTTCGGTACAGGAAATGTACGACAACAACTGGATACAAGTAACCCACGAAACGGTACTCAATCCGGCGGGGGGAGCGGGTATTTACGGCAAAGTGCATTTCAAAAACTGGGCAATCGGCGTTATTCCTTTAGATGCCGAATACCACACTTGGCTCGTGGGGCAATATCGCTATCCTTTGCAGCAGTATTCGTGGGAAATTCCCGAAGGCGGCTGCCCTTTGCACAGCGACCCGCTCGCTACGGCACAGCGCGAACTCTTGGAAGAAACCGGCATCACTGCTCACCGCTGGACTACGCTTTTGGATATACATACTTCCAACTCGGTCACTGATGAGTTTGGAACGGTGTATATTGCCCAAGACCTGCAATTCGGTGCGGCACAGCCCGAAGAAACCGAATTGCTGCAAGTGCGCCGCCTGCCCTTTGAAGAGGTTTTTAATATGGTAATGAACGGATATATCACCGACAGCCTCAGCGTGGCGGGCATTTTAAAGGCGCATATCTGGATAAAAGAAAAATGGATTTGA